In the genome of Tsukamurella paurometabola DSM 20162, the window AACACTCGCGCCGCGATCTGGCTCGCGGTCGCCCTCGTGATCACCCTTCTGGTCGCGGCGGGCATCTACGCCGCCCTCCGCAACCCCGTCGACGGCGACACCCGCGGCTACGAGGCGCACCTCTCGGACGCCTCCGGGCTCCGGGTGGGCAGCGATGTGCGCCTGCGCGGCGTGCTCATCGGCAAGGTCACGTCGGTGGACGTGCGCGGCACGGACACAGGTAACGAGGCGGTGGTCGGATTCACCGCGCAGAACCAGCATCCGGTCACGTCCACGACGCAGGTCGCGGTCAAGTACCGCAACCTCACCGGTGAGCGGTTCATCGAGGTGCAGCCCGGCACCTCGGGCGGCGGCATCCCCACGACCTCGATCCCCATGGCGCGGACCACGCCGTCGTTCGACATCACCACGCTGTTCAACGGGCTCGCGCCGGTGCTCCGCACGCTCAGTCCCGACGATGTGAACGAACTGACGCGCAACCTGCTGGGACTGCTCCAGGGCGACGACACCACGGCCGCCGAGACTTTCAGCGCCATCGACAAGATCACCGCGAACCTCGCCGACCGGCAGACGGTGATCAAGACGCTGATCGACAACGTGACCCGCGTGGCGAACATGATCAACGACTACTCGCCCCAGGTGGTCGAATTCGTCACCAACTTCGACCTGCTGTTGACCAAGGTGCTGGAGAATCTGGACGAGTTCCGCCGCACCGCCACCTACGGGCCCGGCTTCGGCGCCGCCACCAACCGCACGCTCACGGCACTCGGCCTGTCCAAGGAGCTCGACGTGGAACGGCTGTTCACCACCGCCTTCCGAGATCCGCAGGCGGCGGTGCAAGCGATGAGCAAGCTCCCCGGCCTGTTCACCGGCGTCGCCGCACTGCTCGGCACTCCCCCCACCTCGTGCTCCAAGGGCGAGGCGAAGCTTCCGAAGTCGACCACGGTGCTGCTCGGCGGCACGAATGTGACGGTGTGCCTGAAATGATCTTCACCGGCCGTCCCCCGTTCCGGGGACTCATGACCCGCAGCGTCAAGCTGGGTGCGATCGCGGTCGCCGTAGCGCTGCTCATCACCGCCGGCCTGGCGTACGTCTACCTGCGTCCGCCGGGCCAGAAGGAACTGACCTTCACCACCCAGGACGCGGCGCTGATCAAGTCCGGCGTGGAGGTCCGCGCCTCCGGGGTACGCATCGGCACTATCAAATCCGTGGAACTGGATCGTGATTC includes:
- a CDS encoding MlaD family protein, with protein sequence MRAKNTRAAIWLAVALVITLLVAAGIYAALRNPVDGDTRGYEAHLSDASGLRVGSDVRLRGVLIGKVTSVDVRGTDTGNEAVVGFTAQNQHPVTSTTQVAVKYRNLTGERFIEVQPGTSGGGIPTTSIPMARTTPSFDITTLFNGLAPVLRTLSPDDVNELTRNLLGLLQGDDTTAAETFSAIDKITANLADRQTVIKTLIDNVTRVANMINDYSPQVVEFVTNFDLLLTKVLENLDEFRRTATYGPGFGAATNRTLTALGLSKELDVERLFTTAFRDPQAAVQAMSKLPGLFTGVAALLGTPPTSCSKGEAKLPKSTTVLLGGTNVTVCLK